The genomic DNA TCCCTACTGCCTGATTTAATTCATTCATGAGAGTGAGGACCTTGTACGGCTTACACTTTGGAAGCTTCCTGTAACAGCTTGATGTGCCCGCATCTAGCAGTAGCATAAAGAGTTTCAACTTGGGGGGATGCAAGAAATAAAAGCTTCATAGAGGGCACAGGTTTTTTCTTCCCATGATTTTTTCCCTTATAATTCTGGGGGCTAAATGTCATTTTCAGTTTCAGATGGAGAAAAAACATACTGTTTTAATATCAGAAAACATCTGATTCTAGGCATCCATCATACAcaaattctgtttttatttttccgTAGAATTTCAGCCTGGTATCACTTTATGACGAGTCTACTCTATTGTAATGGGTGCACTTTAcaaatatttttatataaaagCTTAGCCTATACAAATCACATTGATGAAGAGTTCCTACATTACTTGCTAGCTTTCCAGTGATAATAAACTACATTGGCAGTATGTGCAAGTGACAGCTATGAGAAATGGGCTATTTACAACAACAGATAATATATAGATCACCTCTCCAGGAGGAGCTATACAGTCAAAAATACCTGAAACTACAGAGCACCTTTAAAATCATGAGAACAGGAAAGCAGGTTAAGATATATTTtcaataaaaaatattattttaaaaaaagattaatattaaaaaataaGTTTTCACGTGATTTAAAGGACTTGGGAGCAAAATTACGTCGGGGGAGTTTTGATAGACCGTTTGGTTAGACACCTCAAAATAAATCACTATCACTGAGTCTCGTCAGTGGTTTGAAAATAGCAATTTATTTTGATGTGTCTACATGCCTGCTACAGGCTAACCATTTTGTTTATGGTCAACCCTCCTGAATTAACTAAATCAGcaacagcaggggaggggatagaTTTCTACTAAAAAACCTTTCAATTGCAATTCTTTCAATGATGTTCATAGATGCGTGACTCTGCTTCTCATAAGACTGGTCATAGCTGGATCCCTTGTGTTGCCAGGATTGGATAGCGTTCATTCCTGCcatccacatttttttttcagttttgggAGTCCAGTTGTGTTGGATGCTTCTGGATATTTAGTGGAAACCCTTCCAATCCTTACGTCAAGTTTTTAGCCAACACTGATATTATGAGATGAGGTTGCCTGAAGAGAAATTAAGCAGACGGTCACATAAATGAAAGTTATTGAGATCCTCTGAAACAGAACCTATAGAGTCTGCCCACATATAAAAATTCTGTAAAGATGAAATACTGTGGCAGTAATGGGTAATGTAAAAGAAATTTCATGTGGCAAACACATCAAGCCCACATACCTAGTAACTCACACTATACATTTCAATCACTTGTGTGTTCACTCACAGGTACAGACAAACTGCAATTCACACTGTAAGACAACCGATCAAACATTCTGATGTCGTGAAACTGCTCAAACAGCATGACAAATAACCAATCTAACAGGAAGTCATGGTACCTAATGCCAATACCATTAATATATTTATTACTGCTATTCCTATTTATCTCTCATTTATTTTGCGCAGTCAGTGGAGTACCAGTTTCACATTTCATTATAAGTTGTACATTGTTTATAacaatgcatgtgacaaataaaaatctATTTCACTTCATCAACTTCAATATTTTTGAgttttgtatgtgtatgagtattTTTTGTATGTGTCTATTACCGCACGTGACAATCAAAGTTATTTGTAACTGTAGAAACTATTTACACTAAAGTGTTGTTTTGCGCAAAATTCAGTACAGTACAAATCAGTACAAATTTCAGCTCAAATTCAGTAATTTAAATGCAAATACAAAATATTCAAATTCAGTTTAGTGGCACAAGAATCATAGTTTTAAATAGTCATACAATtgcatacagtggggagcacatattatttgataccatgctaaaacaggaatataaaatcatcatttgacaattgatcttaatgccttaattaaaaaaatgagtacaaatcaaaccaccaaggacaccaattttctttgtgattgaagaatgtatcgtaaataaataaatgttttccttaattTCCTGCCATTTTACGTTGACGAACATTATACTTATATTTACTACCTGAGATGCCAATTAACCTAATTCactgtgtaagggataatggccgCCGATGTGTCCCAATATACAGACTAAATGGACCAGGCGGAGGCAAAGAACTTCACAACGTACAACGGAGTGGAGTTTCCACCACCAAGTCTGTTAATTCTGTATATTGGGACACCTCGGCGGCATGCCAATCAGAAAATAGTATTGTGTCCGGGGAAAAGAGCTTTTAATTGTGTTCACTTTTCATGTAAATACAAAGCATCCCAACTTCTTTGGATTTGGGGTTGCATCATTTAAAAACTGCTGTTAGGAGATCCAATGGTGACCGCAGTAATACTTAGACATTCAAGAACAAAACCATAAGACAACACAGATAACTGCTTACCTATGGTCTCTGCGCTATCAGTCTCTTACTCCATCTGGTCTTCTTTAGCTCATTAGATCCCTTTAGGTGGCACAGGAAATCAaagataattatttttagaCATTAAAAGACAAGGCTTTCTATTCAAACAGCGAGTTATGTTAAGTGGTGCTACAATTTCCTCATTATCTTACATTACTGAGTGTACTTGCATTTGACACTAAAGAGAGGACATTTACCTTCggtttcttttcctttcctgaaaaaaaaaaatgcatgttcattaaacacatcaaatcattaggctacttttcGTCTTTTGGTTAACTCTGAAAAACAATGTGCCAGTATACCGTAAATCCTCAAATTGTGGCCTGGGTCTTTTATCTTCTTAGGCCACAGGCCTATATTCGGGACAGGCTTGTATTTGAAGCAGGCCTTTATTTCTTATAGGCTTCTGCTGTAGAACTTTATTCTTAGAAATAAATGGAATGGAAACCTTATTGCGTAGCCAGGTAGCCTAAATTGTGTTCTTTTTTAATGATACATGATTCACTTTTCATTAAATGTGTAGGCTGGAATGCCTCCCGGCAACAATTGTGTTTAAATGTAAGCCTAGTAGGCTACTGCTTCAGCCTCCAGCAAGCTCAGAGGGGTGCGGCAAGCGACTGGTAGCTTGAGTGACGTGTTGGAGACTCATGGTGTATGACAATAACTTTTCCAACAATCAAAAATATTAAGAAGCGCTCCTCTATTTCATTGAGTTAAATCGAAACAATGTCTTCTAGTGCTCGTGGACTGATGGTAGGCAATTATTACCCCGGCTTGTATTTGGAAGCCGGCCTTTATTTGTCTGAATCAACCATGCCCTCGGCTATTATCCAAGGCCCAGCTATAAATAGAATCCCTGCCATAACTTCAGGATTTACGGTATGACAGTTTAAACTACATAAAATGGCCTTGGGGTTAACAAAAACCAGTTAGTCAAGTTGAGTATAACAAACATGGATTGTTGAAATCATTTGCAATGACATATGATGCAAAACTCTAAAACATTTCTGAGATTCGTGAAACAAAAACTTCCCTCCTTTCTTTACAGGCCGTGCAGGTTCCTCTAGAAGCCTGTAAACTCTGAATGCATTGCTTTTTTTCATATGCTCGTTCTTCACTTCTTCAATGTGAAGAACAGAATTCATTGCACAACGGAAGTTGGCCTTCCATGTCTTTGGATCAGGCTGGTCAACTCCTGGACGGTATTTCCCTACAACAAAACAGGAAACATGACCTCTTGTGTGAAACAgtatcaattaaaaaaaaaataaactgaaaaACACAACATTGACGCATTAACATATTaatgttgaaataaaatgtgtgtgggCACTGATGACACAAAATTGTGTTGAAATGCCAACGGTTCCAAGTCAGGCATGACATTTTTGCACTTTGACATAATTATCAATATGAACATGCTAAATACCGAGCACGGTAATATCAAAGTTGAAGAGAGTGTCGAAATGGACACAAAAATAAGAAATTCAACAAATAGGCAGTAATGATTTGTCGTTTCATCCCTGTTTACATCCAGTGCTGAATGTCTCAATGTCAAAACTGGGACATTTTCCTGTCAGAGGTCCTCAGTTGACTCTATGCAGTAACATTAGTGAATCCTTCAACCTTTCTTCAGAAGGGCTAGCATGCACTTTAGACTCAGAATAGTCTACACCCCTATTTTGTGtgatactgtaatactgtaatttaaagcaacactaaagcacttttcctctgttacacgcacactatttgtttatccaccaaataacgatgtccacagacaaggtagagcatgatTTGATGAAAGTATGATATACTGCGACATTgcagcaagtcaaatttgtagtttctaaTTTC from Sardina pilchardus chromosome 2, fSarPil1.1, whole genome shotgun sequence includes the following:
- the irf2a gene encoding interferon regulatory factor 2a; this encodes MPMHRMRMRPWLEEQINSGLIKGLVWISKDQKIFQIPWTHASSNEWDLDKDAPLFKNWAINTGKYRPGVDQPDPKTWKANFRCAMNSVLHIEEVKNEHMKKSNAFRVYRLLEEPARPVKKGGKEKKPKGSNELKKTRWSKRLIAQRP